TGTCGCACCGAACAGTTGCCAGTCAGAAGACGGTGGTTCCGATCGCCGACGTTGCCAGCGGGATGCCGACGGTCAGCTTCGTTTGACTTCCCGGTGTGCACGCTTGTTGCTGCTGATCGGCCTGATGACGGGTTTCTTGTCCGGAATCTTTGGGATCGGTGGCGGGTTTGTGATCGTCCCGGCATTGGTCTTGGCCAGCGGTATGTCAATCCACCGAGCCGTCGGGACATCGTTGTTGGTCATCGTCTTGATCAGCATTAGTGGCGTCACGTCGCATCTCGCCGGCGGCAACGACATCTCTCTCTCGATCACATCCCTGTTCATCATCGGTGGTTTCGCCGGCATGTGGCTGGGAGGGGCGATCGGGAAGCACTTACCCGCAGCGTCACTGCAGAAGGTTTTCGCTGTCGCAATCGTGCTGGTTGCCATCTTTATCGTGTCGAAACAGATCGTCTTGCAAATGTCCCTTTAGACAGGAGTGTCCAAGGTGTTGTTGAAATATTTTTACGATGACAAGCTGGCTCATGCCTCGTATCTGGTCGGGTGTCAGCGAGCCAACGTTGCTCTGATTGTCGATCCAGGGCGTGATATCGAACAGTATCTTTCCGTCGCCAAGTCCGAGGGGATGGAGATCACGGCAATCGCCGAAACACACATCCATGCCGATTATGTATCGGGCGCACGTGAACTTGCGGAACGAGTCAATGCGAAGCTGTATGTTTCCGATGAAGGGCCCAGCGATTGGAAATATCAATACGCTTCCCAGTATGACCATCAACTGCTTCACGACGGCGACGAATTCTTGATCGGCAATCTGAAGTTCACGGTCATGCACACGCCCGGGCACACGCCGGAAAGTTTGTCCTTTCTGCTAACCGACATGGGTGGTGGTGCCGATCTGCCGATGGGGATTTTTACAGGGGATTTTGTGTTTGTGGGATCGATCGGACGACCCGATCTTTTGGAGGAAGCCGCGGGCATCGCAGACACCGCGGAACCCGGGGCGCGCGATCTGTTCGCATCGATCGAACGGTTTCGTGCCCTGCCCGATTACCTGCAGGTATGGCCGGCACACGGGGCGGGTAGCGCCTGTGGGAAGGGATTGGGCGCGATCCCATCGTCGACCGTTGGGTATGAAAAGCGGTTCAATCCGGCGCTGCAGTATCAAGATGAACAAGAATTCGTTCGTTACATCCTGGCGGATCAACCGGAGGCACCGAAATACTTTGCGGTGATGAAACGTGTCAACAAGCAGGGCCCTAAGGTTCTGGGGCCCAACCATCGGCATCAAATGCTGTCGGCGTCCGAGATTGAAGATGCCATTGCAACAGGAAATGTGGTCGATCTGCGTTCCGCCGATGCCTTCGCAGAAGCACACGTTCCTGGATCGATCAACATTCCCGTCGGAATGCTTGCGGGATGGGCGGGGTGGTTGTTGGACTATGCAAAGCCGACCTATTTGATCACCGGTGAAGAAACGCTTGAGGAAGCCGCCAGGGTATTGCACAAGATCGGATGCGATCAAATCGCCGGTGGTTTTGATGCAAGAGAGTTAATCGTCGCCGGGCACGCATCGGAATCCTATCGCAATCAATCCGTCGATCAACTGAGTGAGGCGGTGTTGTCCGGAAAAGTCACATTGCTGGACGTTCGATCGGCCGACGAATGGAATGCCGGCCACATTGAAAACGCACGGCATCATTTTCTAGGACGCTTACCGGAAACGGTCACATCCGTTTCGGCGGATCAGCCCGTCGTGGTGCAATGTCGCAGCGGAGCTCGATCCGCGATTGCCGCAAGCGTGCTGCAAGCGGCAGGGATTAAAAAGGTAACGAACCTAGCAGGTGGCTATATGGCTTGGAAATCAGCCGGCTTGCCCACGACCACACAAGACAAATCTGTGCCCGTGTGATCGTCAGGGCTTACCCACCGACAGAACAAACCTGACAACTTCGATTGACGATGAAAGAAAAAGAAACGATGGAAACCTTGGCTCGGTGCATGTCCGTTCGCGCCGTGACGTATTGTGGTTTGGTTTTGATGGCGACCGCTGTTTCCACATCCGCGTTTGCCCAAGACTTAGAACCGCTGCCCGATTCTGCAGCCTTATCATCAGATACCGTTGCGAAAGTGCAATTGGGAAAGAAACTGTACTTTGATCCGCGTCTGTCGGTGACCGGTACCGTTTCTTGCAATACTTGCCACAATCTGATGGAAGGTGGCGATGACGGTCGCATCAGTTCCATGGGCGTGCACGGGCTGACCGGAGCAAGAAATGCGCCGACGGTTTGGAATTCGGCTTTCCAAGGATCGCAGTTCTGGGACGGCCGAGCCCCGACGCTGGAAGAACAGGCCAAAGGTCCGCTGGTTGCGGATGTTGAAATGGGTATGGCGCACCATGATCAAGTGCTTCAGCGTATTCGTAAGATACCCAAGTACGTCGACGAATTTGCCAGCGTGTATGGATCCGGCGAAGGTGTCACCATTGAATTAGCGGTGGATGCGATCGCGGCATTCGAGCGTACGTTGATCACCCCTGGATCAGCCTTGGACCGATATCTAAAGGGTGATGCATCCGCGTTGACGCCCGCCCAAAAACGCGGCATGGAACTGTTCGATTCCGTCGGGTGCACCGAGTGCCATAGCGGCCCCGCTCTGAACGGATGGACGCCCGGCGAAGAGATCGAATACGCGGAGTTTCCGCGGTATGTCGATTCGCCGCTGGTGGTAAGGTATGACTTGGCTTCCGACACAGGGCGTGGTGCACTGACCGAGGAGGCGTTGGACGAGAATATGTTCAAAACACCGACACTGCGAAACATTTCACTGACTGCCCCTTACATGCACAATGGTCGCGTGCCGACGTTGGCCGAGGCTGTCGAAGTGATGGCAGTGACTCAGTTGGATATGGAGTTGGACGAACAAGAAGTCACCGACTTAGTACGTTTCTTGGAAGCAACCGAGGGGCCGTTTCCGGAAATCAGTCTTCCAAGGTTGCCATCGTTGTCGGGCCAATCGATCGTCAAGGATTGATCGGTCCAAAACAGCGTCTGTCGGCATGTTCAATCCGGTCCACGGGGAACCGGATACAATGAACGCGGCTTCGTTTGTTCCATTGTCTCAAGAGTACGTTTGCATTGACTGGTCGCCGGATTGTTTTGTTGGGCATCGGTCACACCAATGCCGATTTTGTCCGGCGTTGGATCGATCATCCGTTGCCCGACGTGGAATTGGTCTGTGTCTCAAAGTTTGACCAGGCGACGTACTCTGGAATGCTACCCGGAACCTTGGGGGGGCAATTCCGTCCTGATCAGATGCAAATCGATTTGCATCGTTTGGTGGACGATGCTGGCGGCAGACTGATCACTGACAACGTGGTCGCGATGGATGCGACGGCCAAAGAGTTGCAGTTGGACGGTGGGGATCGTTTGCGTTTCGACGTACTGTCGATCGGTGTTGGTTCCATCCCGGCGGGGTGTGAAAACTACACGGATGTGTCGGGCTTTGTTCCCATCAAACCGATGCAGACGTTTCTGTCTCGCTTGCACCAGGCACTGGACCTTGATCGTGCTGCAAGGACGCCATCGATCGCCATCGTTGGTGGCGGGGTCGCCAGTGTGGAAATCGCCTTCTGTCTTGATCAATGGCTACGTTTGCGTTCGTCTCAATCGTCGGCACAACTTCAGATCTTTTGTGCCGATCAGCACGTTGCAAGCGGAATGTCGTGCCAGAGCGTCAAGCGATTGGAAGCATTGCTGGCGAATCGTGGAATCAGTGTCGTCCCCAACGCTCGAGTGACCGATGTCCAGACCGGCAAAGTCGTTGTAAATGATGAAAATTCTTTTGGCGCCGACATTGTGGTTTGGGCGACCGGGGCCGCGCCGCCTCACGTCATTCGATCCTTGGGGCTTCCGACCGATTCGCGAGGTTTTATTGCCACCCAGAAGACTCTGCAATCAACGGGCGACCCCGCCGTGTTTGGCGTGGGAGATTGTGGAACCGTGGTGGATTCGCCACATCCCAAGGCAGGTGTCTATGCCGTCCGGCAGAGCCCGGTGTTGTGGCACAACATCCGCGCTTTTCTCGGTGGCCACACTTTGAAAGAATTTCGGCCGCAGAGTGACTTTTTGAAGCTGCTGAATACCGGCGACGGCAAAGCCTTGCTGGAGTATCACCGTTGGACGATTCATTCCCGGTGGTGTTTGTGGCTGAAAAATCGAATTGATCGAAGTTTCATCCGCGAGTTTCAACGCTAAGGCTGGTGTCGGCGCTTTTGGTTGAAATCGCACCGATCGGCCTTTTCAACCCAAGGCATTCATGGTTGGGCGTAGTGAAGGCTGTGGTCGTCGTGAGGGTCATCGAACGGTGTGTTGCTGGCCAGCGGATTGGCTTTTCGATCATCCAAGTCGATGGTGCCCAGGGGATACCTTCCGCCGACCCAGTAATTGGTGTTGGCGAATCGGACCGCTGGTTCACCATTTGCGGGATCCAAGATGGCTATCGCCAGGGTATAGGATCCTTCCATCGCGGGAAGTGAAAACGTCTGGCTCACAGGAACCTTCTTTGGTTGGATTTTCCATCGGGATGCTTTCGATTCCCAGGTTCCGGCGATTCCCGGCCAATCATCGCTGGACATCCAGGTCGGAGCCGTCCACTGATCCCCGGGAAGCCACGACCGCAGATCGACGTTCGCAAAAACTTGTTTCCAAACAGGCTTTTTAGTATTCAGATCAAGTAGCGAGATTTCCAGTGGCCAAGGGTAGTAAAAGGGAGCGGAGCCCTCGTTGCGCACCTTCACGGAAAAATCCAGTTGATTGCTCGTAACGGAAAACCTGGCTTCGTCGATGACGAAACGATAGCCCAGTGCCTTTTGAACTTCTTCTGCACCGGCGTTCGCCCCCGGGGTGTCGGGGGCGTACTTGGCAATCCACTTCAGTTGGGTGCAATGCAGCCAACGTATGCTGTTGATCACGTGGTTTCGGTGGATCGGATCGACCACTGAATCGGTGGGCGAAATGCCCGGTTGAGTTTCGTAGTCACCCCAGTTGTAGGCCACCTCGCCACCGATGTAGGCGTGTTTCCATCGGCCATTCTGGTTCAGCTTTGCGATCTCGTTTCCGTGCGGCCACATTTGCTGGATGTGCGCCCACGAATCCCAGTACGCACCGAACGGTTGGCTTTGAAATTCCGACCATGGATGTCGGACCGATACCAGTTTGTCCGGGAATGCTTTTTGAAAAGCATCCGCGGCGATTCTTTGCATTCTAGGAGTGGGTGATGGCGAATGTTGCTCGCCCCATTTTCCAAAGATTCCTAGTTCGACGAACGCGACTCGTGGATCATTGTTCCAGCACTGCCCCAACCGCTTGATCAGCCGCCGAAGTCGTCTTTCAAACTGGGGACTTGTGTAGTCTCCGGCGGTCATGTCGGAAGGCCAAAACTTTTGGTCTTCCTTTTCCCAGTGCAAGTAAACCCTTGGAATTGCTTTGATGTTCTTTTTCTCAAAGCCCTCCCATTTTCGATTCGATACCACCATGATCCGATCGATGCCGTCCGATTCATGGTTCTCCAATTCGTTCCAACGAATATAGGTGTGTTGTAGCGTCTGCCATTCGCTTCCTGAAGTGAATCCTTTCAACGGGTTTCGAAGTGCACCGGGATAAGCGACCGGTCGGTAAACGACCTCCTGTGCCAACAGCGTTGGTGCCATGAACGCCAATAGGAAGCAGGTGGCAATCGAATTGATCGGCCGGCGGTAGGACAATCGTTTCATCATGACTTCTTGGGGGCAGATTCCCGGGATGGTGATCCGGTAATGGATCGCCGGTGCTGTTCGACGCCCATGCAAAGGCTTGGCTTCTATGGGGCGTCACGTCGAACCAGAATCACCCAATCCTGATCAGGCTGTTCCGGTGGCAAACCGAGTCCTTGGGATGGGCCCCCTTTGACGGACGTGACGGTTCCGGTTTGTAATTCGCCTCCGTTTCGTGGATCGAACCATTGGATACGGTAGGAGTTTTCCGAATCGGGAAGGTCGATGGCCAGCTTCGATTCAGATTCTTTGGCCGGTCGGTAAACCACGTAAAGGTCTCCCGGCTTGCACAGGCAGTAACCGTTGCCTCGAACGATCAAGGCATCGTCGCTGGAACAATCCAACAACGGCAACTTGGATTCGAAGAACTCTTTTGCGATTCGGGTCTGTTGCCACAGGGATTCACGTGAACGCCAGTCTTCGGCCATCAGATCGTTGTGGTCGTATTCATAGCCGAAGTACCATTCGACGCCCGACGCACCGGCCATCAGGCTTCCCCACAGTACAGGCCCGCGGACTTGGTCGTGCATTGGATCGTCCACGTCGGGAACGGCGCCTCGTTTGGCTGGGCCGATTTCATCCATCGATTGAATCCACGGGTGTCCTGATTCGGTCGACAAGTGTCGCCATTTCAAGACATCCGAATGGACCCGTTTGGGATCGCTTACTTGCAACGAAACACCGTCAAGCATGTCGTGACCCAGCAGTGGCTTCAAAATGTGTTCCTGGGCATCGCGGGCGGCGTGCGAGTGAATCAGTACCGGGTGGTCATAGGGATCCGCATCGGCGAAAAAGTCGGACATTGCCATTTCTTGTTGAGGTGTTTGCCCGATCGGCGAAAAGTTTGCCGGTCCGTTTTCTTCACCCAGATTCCAGACAACCGCCGGGTGATGGGCAAAGCGAGAGATCAATTCGTGGTAATACAGTTGTCGAAATCGTCCGGTATCGCCCTCGTCCAGTAGGGTCTCATTCTCCGTTTCTTGGGTAACGATGTGCAGCAAGATCCCCTTTCGTTGCATGTGTTCGAAAACGATTTCCCACTGGTCCAGCTTGCTGCAGTCAAAGCGGGAAAAGTCGTCCGGTGATCGGTAGGGCCACACGTCTTTCCCATCGCCACCGATGTTCATGGTTAGGAAGTAGCACGAATTCATGCCCACCTGGGACAGGTAATTGAATGCGCCGATCAGTGACTTCCCCTTGCCGTCTTTCCAGGTCGGGTCCCCCGAAGTCCAGTCGGTCAAGTGTGCCGTGAATTGATGCAGATCTTTGGTCGTCTTTGCTTCGCCACGGCTTTCACTCTTTGCCATGCGATAGGTGTCATCAAAGTCCGCGTAGGCCAGCAAATTTTCCGGCGAATTCGCACCGCACTTGAGAAAAACCTCACCGCCGGGGGACATTCGAAAATAGTAGCCGTCGGAAATCACGCGGCCACGGCGGCGAAAATCAACGTCGTCGTTGTCATTCGTCGGCCAATCGGAAACCCGGATTCGACCGCTGGAGGAATCCAATGGTAACTCGGTTCCGGCACCGGGATCGGAGCGGATCGCGATCCAATCACCCCGCCGTAAACTGGCTTCATAGGTCCAGTCGCCCGGTTGGTCCAAGGTGACGCGGCATTGCCAGATTTGCCCGCTATCGGCGCTCGTTTCTGCGGCATCGCCGTCCGCCGCATAGAAGCCCCGGACGTTCAACTCCTGGTCTTCGTGTTGTAGTTTGACCAGCAAGCGTGTATCGGTGAACGGGTTGTCTTCGGCTGTTTCCGATGTGTCGGGGCCCTGGAAAGACAGTGTGATGGTCTCCAAGGTTCTTGCTTCCGACACGGAATCGGACGCTTGCCCGTGCGACAAACCGGTTAGGACAAAGACACCAAGAAGAAACGCGAGCTTGGGAAAACAGGAACGAGTCACGACCATGGAGCAAACCTGAACGATAGCGTGGGATCAATGTTGATCCCACCGATTGTATCCGTTCCGGGCGGCTAAAGATGGAGCGAAGCCAACCCTGGGACAGGTCGCCGGCAAAACGCTGCGAGACCGAGGTGCGCAACGTCACGTTCGCGATATGCCCTACAGGATTGGCTGTCTGTGTTTGGCATGGTGGCAGTCAGTGATGGCAAGAGGTGCGGCCAAGCAAATTTGCCCACCGAACGCCGTGCTCAGATGGTCGGGCGGCGCGGCTACACGCTTTCGGATGAATGCACGACCTGAAAGCCAATCCACTACATTGCTCTACGTGGGAAATAAGTCTCGTATGTTGAGGAGGTATGGTTGGTGAAATTCTTCAAGTTACCGTTGGTCGTTACTGCGATCGTCCTGCCATTGATGCTGATTGTTGGCGTCCTGGTCATGATGTGGTTGGACGGCCAGGGGCTATCCAATCGTGAGTTGTCCGAACGAGCGTCCAGGCTGGGATCGGCGACCGCGGTCATCGGATGCATCATCATCGCACCCTTTTGGTTCATCGCTGCAGCAAAGTTTGGAAAAGCCAAACGCGAATCGCGTCTCTAGCCGTTCACGCCGCTTGGACAGCAAAAACAACAACTACGAAATCGGCGTGATCCATGCTTTGCACATTCGTGATCAAGGCGTTGCGCCGAGCCCGACCGTCATGGCGAGCCAACCCGCTGGACGATCACCTGATGGGGGCCCTGATTTGTGTCCCCAAAGTCGACGTCAACGGAAAACGAGAACTTCCCGCCAGGCAAATCCATTCGGATTTTGTGACCACGGCGGTTTCCTGGTTCAATCGTTAGTGTTTTTGCGTAGTTGCCTGCTCGTACCGTGGCCTGACCGGAGCTTGGTGAGTCGGCGAAAACTAATTCAACGTCGTAGGTACCGGGTTTCATACTTTCCAACAACCAATGCCCGTTGGAATCGGCCGCCCAAGCTCGACCTTTGGTGTGACGCCAGTCTTGCCGGGTCAAGACCGTTGTCGGTTCATGATCAGTTCCGATGACGATCCGTGGTGGGGCATAATTGTTCGGACGCGTTGTACTGACATCGGCGAACCAAGCCTCGTACGCCTCCTGCAAGCGGGCCTTCACTTCGGGGAATTCATCGGACACGTCACGCTGTTGCCGAGGGTCTTCGTGGAGGTTGTAAAGCTCCAGTTTGGGTGGACCCGAAAAAGTCTCTTTCCCAAAGCCGCTGGGATGGACCAGCTTCCATGGGGCTTCGTGCAGCGAAAAGTGATGATACCGTTGCGGGACATCGCCACGGTGGGCTTGGATCACGACTTGCCGTTTTGGCCAATCTGCTTCGTCGTCCATCAGTAGCGGCAAAAAGCTACGACCGTCGATTTGCAGATCTGATGGCAGGTCCACCTGACACGCATCCATCAGCGTCGGTAAAAGGTCGATGTGGGCACACAATTCATCTCGTTCAACGGGAGCGGCGATCGCGGTTGGCCAGTGGAATACCAGTGGTGATCGCACGCCGCCGTCATCGACATGAGTTTTCATGCCTCGCATGTCGCCGACGTAACGCAGTGTGTTGGGGCCGTTGTCATTCAAGTAGATGACGATCGTGTTTTCACGGATCTTCAACTCGTCCAGCTTGCGCAACAACCGCCCGACGTTTTCGTCGATATTGGTGATCATCGCCGCGATCCGCGCAAGTTTGTCGACCTCCGCTGACAATCGCTTTGGTGGAAGGTCTTTGACGAGGATCGGACCAAAATCGGCCGTCAAGTAGCTCTGGTAAAGTTCTTTCGGGACGTCATGGAATGGTCCGTGTGGCGCATTGGTGGCGATGTAGGTAAAGAAATGGTTCTCTTCGGCGACCGCCGATTCGATGAACGACATGGCGGCATCGAAGTAGATGTCAGTGCAATAGCCTTTCATCGGGGTTTCGACCCCATTTTTGAACAGCGTCGGGTCGGTGTATTTGCCTTCGGCGCCGATTGGATCCGACGGTTGTCCGATACCGCCACCTCGATGCACCAGACAGTCTTGAAACCCTTGGTCCATTGGTCTCAAAGGGTAACTATCACCCAGGTGCCACTTGCCATAGATTCCCGTTTGATAGCCGGCGTTATGCAGCAATTCTGCGATCGTGACTTCCGCCGGATCCATCATTGCGCGTCCGACATAGGTGTCGATGCATCGGGTCCGATAGTTGTATCGACCGGTCATCAAGCTTGCCCTGGTCGGGGCACACACCGGGCTGACGTAGAATCGGTTCATCAGCGCGCTGCGTTGAACCAAGGCGTCCAATTCGGGGGTCTTGATGACTTCGTTGCCCATGAAACCGTAGTCGCCGACACCCTGGTCGTCACTCATGATGACAATGACGTTTGGACGTTCCAATGCCAATGCCGATGCCATCCAGGCAATCGACGTCAGTGTCAGCACGGCGGTCCGGAAAAACGCCCGATGGTGATCACCGACTTTCATGCGAACGATCCTCTAGTTGGATGGATTTGGGGTTGGTCAATTTGGATTCAAAGATGAATGTCGTCCCTTGCGTTGGACGAACAAGTCGCCAAGCAGGATCCATCCTTGATGTAACTTCCGTCTGGGGGACGGAGCGTGCAGTGTGACACGTTTGCCTCGCTCCTGGCACGACACGATGTCAAAGAGGACCAGCCGCGGATCTGCCAGAGCCGTAGCGATGGAAACACTCAATCGTTGCGTCGGCAAGTAGTATAGCGACCGGGGATTCAATCCGTTGCGTTTCGGACCGGGGTGACGCCATCAAGCCGACTGGATGGGGCAGCCGTTTGGGGATCGGAACATCGCGTGCCTTCAGGTGTTCGGATTCAGCCATCCATCGGGCTGGTTTGAAATTGCCGACAAAATGCTTGCTTGCCAAAAAACGTACCGTTTTGGACCAATCTGACGCCTGCTACAGTGACATCAATTCGTTCTGTTTTCATCTTCTATGAATCGGGTTTCGTGATGTCATTTCGTTCGCCTGCGTTGCGTGTCGCGTTTGTCGTTTTGCTCATGGGATGGTTGTTTGCTGGCGAAAGGCATTTGAAGGCAACGGATCCAGATCGCAGCAAGGTGCCGATGCGTTTAACTCCGTTTGAAGGTGAAATCGGCAAGACCTACAAAGACTCGGTATCCGACTGGCAAGGGCCCGTTGCCGCACCAGAAGGAGCCCCCAATGTTTTGTTGATCCTGTTGGATGACGTGGGGTTTGGCCAGACGTCCACGTTCGGTGGTTTGATTCCGACACCGAATTTGGACAAGTTGGCATCGGAGGGCATCAAATACAATCGATTTCATACGACGGCGATTTGTGGGCCTTCGCGTGCGGCGCTATTGACGGGCCGGAATCATCATCAATGCGGAAACGGATTTTTGATGGAGTGGGCTACCGGTTTTCCCAACTATTCCACGATGCTGCCAAAGAATACGGCAACCATCGCGGAGGTCTTGAAACATAACGGGTACAACACTTGGTGGTACGGTAAAAACCACAGTACGCCTGACTGGGAAACCACCGTTGCCGGTCCTTTTGATCGCTGGCCGACGGGGATGGGGTTTGAGTACTTCTACGGCTTTAATGCAGGAGAGACCCATCAGTACTACCCGGTCATTTTTGAGAACACGGTGCCTGTCGAGCCAAACAAGACGCCCGACGAAGGGTACCACTTCATGACCGACATGACCGACCGCGCAATCGCTCGGATGAAGCTTGCCAAGTCGGTCGCCCCGGAAAAGCCGTTCTTCATGTATTTCGCTCCCGGGGCGATGCATGCACCCCATCACGTCACCGCGTCTTGGCGTGACCAATTCAAAGGCAAGTTTGACATGGGGTGGGAGAAGTATCGCGACCAGGTATTCCAGAACCAGTTGCGGATGGGAATCGTCCCCCAAGGAACCCAGTTGACGCCACGTCCCGAGTGGGTTCCGGAATGGGAAAGCTTGAGCGATGAACAGAAAGACGTTTACTGTGCGTTGTTTGAGAACTTCGCGGGCTACTTTGCCTTTACGGATCACGAGGTAGGGCGGTTGTTGAATGCGGTGAAGGAGTTGCCCGATGCAGAGAACACCCTGGTGATCTACATCGTTGGCGACAACGGAGCATCAGCCGAGGGTGGGCCGGATGGAACCTTGAACGAGATTCGCAACTTGAACGGGTTGCCGACGGATTTGGACGAAGTTGCGACGCATTTGGATTTATTGGGTGGACCCGAGTCGGAGCCGCACTATCCCGTCGGCTGGGCATGGGCAGGCAACACCCCGTTTCAGTGGGTCAAGCAAGTGGCGTCCCACCTGGGCGGAACTCGAAACCCGATGGTGGTCAGTTGGCCGGCGAAGATTCAGCCCGATGAACGTCCCCGCGATGCATTTCTGCATTTGGTGGATGTTGTCCCGACAATTCTGGAAGCCGCAAACGTCCCGATGCCAGAACAGGTCAATGGAATCACGCAGCTTCCATTGGCGGGCAAGTCATTCATGGATAGTTTTGACAATGCCGGCTATCAGGGCAGGCAAAAACAATATTTCGAGATTTTCACCAACCGATCCATCTATGTCGATGGATGGAAAGCCAATGCCCAGCACACCATTCCTTGGCGACAAGATTTAGCACCGGGGAACTGGGATCAAGACCGTTGGGAGCTTTACAACTTGGAATCCGACTTTTCAGAAGCGAACGATTTGGCGGCGATGATGCCCCAAAAACTCGAAGAGTTGAAAGAACAGTTTGCTGCCGCCGCGGAACAGAACTCGGTTTATCCGTTCGATGATCGCGGCGCCGGTCGATTGGCCATTCCCAAGCCATCGGTTCCGGGATGGGACCCCGAGTCAAAGACATACATTTATTACGCAGGTGCCACCCGGATCGCTGAACCGGCTGCTCCGCCCATGAAAAACCAAAGTTGGTCGTTGACGGCCAGCATCGATGTCAACGAGTCGACAGCCGAAGGCGTGATCATGGGATTCGGGGGTGTTGCCGCCGGAATGGTGCTTTACTTGAAAGACGGCGTCCCGGTATTCGATTACAACTTTTTCGAGGA
The DNA window shown above is from Crateriforma spongiae and carries:
- a CDS encoding arylsulfatase, with amino-acid sequence MKVGDHHRAFFRTAVLTLTSIAWMASALALERPNVIVIMSDDQGVGDYGFMGNEVIKTPELDALVQRSALMNRFYVSPVCAPTRASLMTGRYNYRTRCIDTYVGRAMMDPAEVTIAELLHNAGYQTGIYGKWHLGDSYPLRPMDQGFQDCLVHRGGGIGQPSDPIGAEGKYTDPTLFKNGVETPMKGYCTDIYFDAAMSFIESAVAEENHFFTYIATNAPHGPFHDVPKELYQSYLTADFGPILVKDLPPKRLSAEVDKLARIAAMITNIDENVGRLLRKLDELKIRENTIVIYLNDNGPNTLRYVGDMRGMKTHVDDGGVRSPLVFHWPTAIAAPVERDELCAHIDLLPTLMDACQVDLPSDLQIDGRSFLPLLMDDEADWPKRQVVIQAHRGDVPQRYHHFSLHEAPWKLVHPSGFGKETFSGPPKLELYNLHEDPRQQRDVSDEFPEVKARLQEAYEAWFADVSTTRPNNYAPPRIVIGTDHEPTTVLTRQDWRHTKGRAWAADSNGHWLLESMKPGTYDVELVFADSPSSGQATVRAGNYAKTLTIEPGNRRGHKIRMDLPGGKFSFSVDVDFGDTNQGPHQVIVQRVGSP
- a CDS encoding arylsulfatase — protein: MGWLFAGERHLKATDPDRSKVPMRLTPFEGEIGKTYKDSVSDWQGPVAAPEGAPNVLLILLDDVGFGQTSTFGGLIPTPNLDKLASEGIKYNRFHTTAICGPSRAALLTGRNHHQCGNGFLMEWATGFPNYSTMLPKNTATIAEVLKHNGYNTWWYGKNHSTPDWETTVAGPFDRWPTGMGFEYFYGFNAGETHQYYPVIFENTVPVEPNKTPDEGYHFMTDMTDRAIARMKLAKSVAPEKPFFMYFAPGAMHAPHHVTASWRDQFKGKFDMGWEKYRDQVFQNQLRMGIVPQGTQLTPRPEWVPEWESLSDEQKDVYCALFENFAGYFAFTDHEVGRLLNAVKELPDAENTLVIYIVGDNGASAEGGPDGTLNEIRNLNGLPTDLDEVATHLDLLGGPESEPHYPVGWAWAGNTPFQWVKQVASHLGGTRNPMVVSWPAKIQPDERPRDAFLHLVDVVPTILEAANVPMPEQVNGITQLPLAGKSFMDSFDNAGYQGRQKQYFEIFTNRSIYVDGWKANAQHTIPWRQDLAPGNWDQDRWELYNLESDFSEANDLAAMMPQKLEELKEQFAAAAEQNSVYPFDDRGAGRLAIPKPSVPGWDPESKTYIYYAGATRIAEPAAPPMKNQSWSLTASIDVNESTAEGVIMGFGGVAAGMVLYLKDGVPVFDYNFFEEHTIIQSHSPVPNGKSVIRVDFDYDGGGAGKGATVRLSVDDQLVDSAVMSATVGGRCGIDTFGVGADTGQPVTKDYQPPFEIVGSIDKVVIEIR